AATTACGCTGCAATTTTTCTTAGTGCAGCTGATTACTCACGAGAACTAAAAGCTGGTTTTAGTGATAGAAAAAGGGGGCTCCTCTATTTTCTACCAATTTTTGTTGCTTACGGTTTTATTATTACTATTGGTGTGATGTTAGCTTCAGTCACAGGTAACTCTAATCCAGTTAAAGCATTTGCGATTGTAGTAAATAATCCATATATCACCATCGTGGTATCATCCTTTATTGTATTAGGCACCATTGCTGTAAATATCGTTGCTAATATCATCCCACCAGCTTACGTAATTACGTTATTAACAAAAGCTAAATATAAAGTAGCAGTAACCATTACAGGATTATTAGCTATCGCTTCTTTTCCTTGGGTTCTTGTTCAGGATACCTCAGCAAAAGGATTAGGTTTATTTATTCTAATTTACTCCGCATTTTTGGGACCAATTGTGGCAATTTTGTTGGTGGAATACTATCTGTTACGTCGCCAAAAAATTGATGTAAATACACTATATGATAACAACGGTCAATTTGCTGGATTTAACCCCGCTGCTATTCTAGCGATGCTTATTGGATCAGCAGCTGCATTTTATGAAGTGAGCTTAACATGGATTGTCGGCTTTGTTGTTGGTGGTATAAGTTATATATTGCTCACTAAATTCTCATTTAAAAACTCACCTTTCAAAAAAGGGACAATATTTGAAAAAAAATAGATTAAATGACGATCAATATTGTGCAGTAAATTTATCATAATTCACTGCCAATTTGATATGTCACTTGGATCTTTCGGTTATCAGGTATTTCTAAATTAGATAACACAGCTAATTGAGGAAAATTAGGTCTTAAAAACTGGGAGAGCATAGCTCTTAATGTGTGATTAACCAATAAAACAGGCGGCGCTCCCATTGCATCTTGCTGATTTAATGCTTGTTTGAGTTGTTGAAGAATATGTTCTGCTAGTCCCGGTTCAACATTACTAGTATTTTGCAAAGCTTGCAGTAATATTCTTTCTAAATCAATATTTAATCCAATTACTCTTATCGGTTCCGTCCCAGGAAACCATTGTTGGGTAATCACACGCCCTAGCGCTATTCTAACAATACTGAGTAAATGATAGGCATCATTTTGATTTGGTGCCTGTTCACAAATCGTCTCAATAATTGTGCGCATATCACGAATCGACACTTTTTCAGAAAGTAAGTTTTGTAGAATTTTATGAAAAGTAGTTAAAGGCACTACGTCAGGAATAAAATCTTCGACTAATTTAGGAATATCCTGCTTTATTCGATCCAATAATTCTTGTGTCTCTAATCGTCCCAATAAATCACTGGCAAATTGATGTAACAAATGATTGAAATGGGTGG
This Gilliamella sp. ESL0443 DNA region includes the following protein-coding sequences:
- a CDS encoding NCS1 family transporter → MKNNTAQSPNTSMQIDSSLLPKSSKDRTMNPLAYSFMWIGDGMNLGNMTLGASLVVAGVATMNIFQTFAATLIAILIITTIFVFNDRLGYRTGIPYVVQLRMSFGIKGAIISSLLRGIPAIVWYGFQSWIGATALNEIIRILSNGDFNNIFICFLILQFFQIALSLYGFHAIKWVETLISIVILCALIYVFIILLNNHQEIIIDKWVNTEGTWGLPFCGFIMMFLGNYAAIFLSAADYSRELKAGFSDRKRGLLYFLPIFVAYGFIITIGVMLASVTGNSNPVKAFAIVVNNPYITIVVSSFIVLGTIAVNIVANIIPPAYVITLLTKAKYKVAVTITGLLAIASFPWVLVQDTSAKGLGLFILIYSAFLGPIVAILLVEYYLLRRQKIDVNTLYDNNGQFAGFNPAAILAMLIGSAAAFYEVSLTWIVGFVVGGISYILLTKFSFKNSPFKKGTIFEKK